The Stieleria maiorica genome includes the window ATCACCGAGTCGGTGGGCGGTGCACGCTATGGATTTTGAGATGGATCGGATGATGTCGCCCACATGTCGAGAACCAATGGTCCGCCAGCATTGCCATGGGCAGGTGCCGCTTGATGCTCGAATCGAACCTTGGATGCTCGAGTGCATGGACGACATGCGGTTGTTCGATCGGATCGCCGAATTCGGATCTCCCTTGAACGTGATTCACACCGGTTCGATGGAGCAAAATGTTGCTGCTTTACGACAGGTGGCATCCGATCGAAAGATCGACTTCAAAATCTTTTTCGCCCGCAAGTCCAATAAGTGTCTGTCCTTCGTGGACCAAGCCAAACGCTCCGGAATCGGCATCGACACGGCCAGCGAGAACGAGGTTCAGCAGTGTCTGTCGCGCGGGATTGATCCCGATCAACTGATTTGTACGGCAGCGGTCAAAAGCGAAGCGCTGCTGCAACTGTGTCTCGAACGTCAGATTTGTATCGTCGTCGACAATTCGGATGAACTGAATCGCATCGTCTCGATCGCGAAACGAACCGAGCATACGGCTCCTGTCGCACTGCGTCTGGGCGGATTTCATCATCAAGGACAAAAGTTGCCCACCCGATTCGGATTTGACGTCGAGAGAGATCGCGAGTTGTCCGCGCATTTAGGCGATTTGCCGATCTCTGTTTTGGGAGTCCATTTTCATCTGGGCGGTTATGACGCGGGCCATCGTGTGGCTGCGTTAATCGAATCTCTCGACTGGATCAACCGTCTCCGCCGCGAAGGGCACTCTCCGGCCTTTGTCGATATGGGAGGCGGATTCCCGATGTCCTACTTGCAGTCGGAAACGCAATGGAAAAAGTTTTGGGACGCTCATCAAAGCGCACTGTTGGGGCAACGTCGTGAAGTGACGTACCGAAATCATGGGTTGGGGCTGACCGTTCATCAAGGAGAGATCATCGGCAAGCCGAACTCGTATCCATATTATCAATCACCAACGAAAGGCGACTGGTTGCGGAGCATCCTGGACTTTCCCGTCGCGGGCGTTTCGATCGCCAAACGGATCGCATCGTCGAATGTCCAGTTGCGTTGTGAGCCCGGCCGCAGCCTGATGGACGGTTGCGGTATGACGGTGGCTGGTGTTGAGTTCCGCAAACAGAATGCGGAAGGACACTGGTTGATCGGGCTATCGATGAATCGCACCCAATGCCGGACTTCGAGCGACGATTTCCTTGTCGATCCGATTTTGCTGCCGTGTGGTCGTCACGATCGTCAGATGAAATCTGGATTCTTGGTCGGCGCGTACTGCACCGAATCCGAACTGCTTTCACTCCGGCACTTGGTTTTTCCTCACGGAGTCCGCTGCGGCGATCTCGTCGTCTTTCCTAATACTGCAGGCTATCTGATGCACTTTTTGGAAAGTCGATCTCATCAGTTCCCGCTGGCAAAAAACTATGTCTGGCAGAGTGACTCGCTCGACCCGATTGATCACCAACGGATTTGCGCGAGCACGGTTTGAGATTCGCTTGGCGGTCGGGCGGTTGGCAAATGCGACCGCCATGAAAGCACCTCAGATTCTGGCGTCTTAGCGCCGCGTGCGAAACAGATGGGCGCTTTGGGACTTTTGTGCTAGTCACCGGGTCGATCGTCAAGGTTTTCCGTTTCCTACGGGCCTAGACTGCGACGCAGCGAACGAAGCGTTGCGATTGATTCGGCCCTAAAGGATGAAGTGTGATGGCGGACGACACGATTCCAAAGACCAGCCAGACCCATTCAACAACCGACCAGGCCCAAACCCGAAACGCCTTCAGTTATCTGCCGGTGTCGGATGCGGCCATCGGTCTCGGTTTCTATTTGACCGGGGCAGGGATGGACGAGGTGGCGCCGAACGCGCCCTATCCGCAGCAGCACCATCCCGAACTCTACGATTTTAAATGGGATCAAGGGCGTGTCTTGCCGGAGTTCCAATTCGTCTACGTGCATCAAGGTCGCGGAGAATTCGAATCGGACGAACATGGGCACATCGAAGTCAACGCAGGAACCATGATCCTGTTGTTCCCGGGTGTATGGCACCGGTATCGACCGATGAAAGAAACAGGTTGGACGGAGTATTGGATTTCGATCGGAGGGGAGATGCTGTTTAGCTTGCAAAATCGAGGCTTCCTGGATCCCGCTCGACCCATCTTGCGTTTGAGCCATTCCGAGAAAGTCGTCGATCAGTACAAAAAGATCATCGACTTTGTCACCAGGCATCCCGACCAACAGCCTGCTTCGCTGTGTGCAAAGGCGTTGACGATCACTGCCGAGGTGCTGGACGAAACGGAGCACTTTGGCATGACGCCGGAGACGTTGGCTGATGAAGTTGATCCGGTCACTCGCAAGGCATTGCTGACGATTTGGAACCACAGTCACCGTAAGTTGTCCGTCGCGATGATCGCCAAGCAAATCGGTGTCACCACCCGGACGCTGGAACGGCACTTCCGCACGACAACGGGCCAATCCGTGCTCGAGCACATCACCGGATGCCGTCTCGACCGTGCGCGCAGAATGCTCCGCGAAACGACGTTGCCGATCAAGTACATCGCGTACGCGGCGGGATTTAGCTCGCTGAGCCACATGTGCAGGGTCTTTCAACGCATCGAGTCGAGGACCCCGAGCGACTACCGAGCAGAAAACCATGGCCGGGCCGAATAAGTCGATGTCCTTTCGAGGTCGTCGCGGAATGTCCCACGGCGGGACGACTCCGAAAGGGGCATCACACCCGGAGGAGCGAAGGGGCCGCAAAACGTGTCGCAAAACGGCAAGTCTTTGGAGGCTGGATTTGGCGTTACGGGGCGTAACATGGACCCAGTGCACCGCCTATGTCGGCATGTGCCCTCTTCACTTTTCTTCTTTCTATTTCTCAGGAGTCATCCATGAGACGTCATCGCACCGGATTCACGCTGGTCGAACTGCTGGTGGTCATCGCGATCATCGGCATTCTGGTCGGCCTCTTGCTGCCCGCGGTCCAGGCTGCTCGCGAGGCCGCTCGCCGAATGAGTTGCAGCAACAACTTCAAACAAATCGGCCTGGCAATTCACAACTACCATTCGGCGTACAAACAATTGCCGCTGCAGGGATGTGGGACGTATCGCCTGGGCGGCCACGACATGTGGGATCGGGCCAACGACACGACGTCGATCAATCACCGAGGCTCGTTCTTGATCGGCATTTTGCCCTTCGTGGAACAACAGGCCATCTGGCAACAAATCAGCAATCCGCTCGCGAGCAACGCCGACGGATCGCCTCGCAATCCGCCATGGCAAGCGATGGGGCCCGGGGTAGCCAGGATCGACTACGGACCTTGGGGAACGGAGATTCCGACGTTGAGATGCCCGAGCGATCCGGGCGTCGGGTTGCCCGCTCTCGGTCGCACGAACTATGCCGCTTGCATGGGCGATTCTGCAGTCTTCACGCGGGATCCCTGGTTGCACGTCGATGAAGTTGCCAGCGGTGCCACGTTGCCGTATTCAGTCAATGACACCGGACAGGCGATCCGTTCAAACAAGTGTCATCGCGGTGCGTTTGTCCTTTGCAAGGACATGAAGTTCCGCGACATCCTGGATGGACTGTCCAACACGATCCTGTGTGGAGAAATCGCGACCGATCTGGCCGATGGTGATGCCCGCACGACCCTTCCCCGCTCGGACACCTACTCCGATCGCCCCGGTCATGGCCGAGGGGAGTGCCGACGGAATCCGTCCTGGGGCGACCAATTTCTCGATCCCGACCGCCCGCGGTTCTGGATCGCTGCCGCCAC containing:
- a CDS encoding Y4yA family PLP-dependent enzyme; protein product: MSPTCREPMVRQHCHGQVPLDARIEPWMLECMDDMRLFDRIAEFGSPLNVIHTGSMEQNVAALRQVASDRKIDFKIFFARKSNKCLSFVDQAKRSGIGIDTASENEVQQCLSRGIDPDQLICTAAVKSEALLQLCLERQICIVVDNSDELNRIVSIAKRTEHTAPVALRLGGFHHQGQKLPTRFGFDVERDRELSAHLGDLPISVLGVHFHLGGYDAGHRVAALIESLDWINRLRREGHSPAFVDMGGGFPMSYLQSETQWKKFWDAHQSALLGQRREVTYRNHGLGLTVHQGEIIGKPNSYPYYQSPTKGDWLRSILDFPVAGVSIAKRIASSNVQLRCEPGRSLMDGCGMTVAGVEFRKQNAEGHWLIGLSMNRTQCRTSSDDFLVDPILLPCGRHDRQMKSGFLVGAYCTESELLSLRHLVFPHGVRCGDLVVFPNTAGYLMHFLESRSHQFPLAKNYVWQSDSLDPIDHQRICASTV
- a CDS encoding AraC family transcriptional regulator, whose protein sequence is MADDTIPKTSQTHSTTDQAQTRNAFSYLPVSDAAIGLGFYLTGAGMDEVAPNAPYPQQHHPELYDFKWDQGRVLPEFQFVYVHQGRGEFESDEHGHIEVNAGTMILLFPGVWHRYRPMKETGWTEYWISIGGEMLFSLQNRGFLDPARPILRLSHSEKVVDQYKKIIDFVTRHPDQQPASLCAKALTITAEVLDETEHFGMTPETLADEVDPVTRKALLTIWNHSHRKLSVAMIAKQIGVTTRTLERHFRTTTGQSVLEHITGCRLDRARRMLRETTLPIKYIAYAAGFSSLSHMCRVFQRIESRTPSDYRAENHGRAE
- a CDS encoding DUF1559 domain-containing protein, yielding MRRHRTGFTLVELLVVIAIIGILVGLLLPAVQAAREAARRMSCSNNFKQIGLAIHNYHSAYKQLPLQGCGTYRLGGHDMWDRANDTTSINHRGSFLIGILPFVEQQAIWQQISNPLASNADGSPRNPPWQAMGPGVARIDYGPWGTEIPTLRCPSDPGVGLPALGRTNYAACMGDSAVFTRDPWLHVDEVASGATLPYSVNDTGQAIRSNKCHRGAFVLCKDMKFRDILDGLSNTILCGEIATDLADGDARTTLPRSDTYSDRPGHGRGECRRNPSWGDQFLDPDRPRFWIAAATSSANATQARGFRWHDCYPLYTQFHTVRPPNKAMCSGGRDHNDSTLAASSRHQGGAHVLMGDGAVIFITDSIEAGDPNAPQIAYHNSPPTVAGAESPYGLWGALGSRAFNEVIEEQLNQ